From one Lycium ferocissimum isolate CSIRO_LF1 chromosome 7, AGI_CSIRO_Lferr_CH_V1, whole genome shotgun sequence genomic stretch:
- the LOC132063176 gene encoding cycloartenol-C-24-methyltransferase 1, whose protein sequence is MSKQGAFDLASGVGGKIGKDEVLSAVDKYEKYHGYYGGEEEERKNNYTDMVNKYYDLCTSFYEYGWGESFHFAPRWKGESLQESIKRHEHFLALQLGLKSGQKVLDVGCGIGGPLREIARFSSTSVTGLNNNEYQISRGQVLNRKVGLDQTCNFVKGDFMKMPFPDNSFDAVYAIEATCHAPDPVGCYKEIYRVLKPGQCFAVYEWCMTDAYNPNNEEQKRIKAEIELGNGLPEIRSTQQCLEAVKKAGFEVVWDKDLAEDSPVSWYLPLDTSHFSLSSFRLTAVGRLFTRNLVSALEYVGLAPKGSQRVQAFLEKAAEGLVGGAKKGIFTPMYFFLVRKPITDSQ, encoded by the exons ATGTCAAAACAAGGGGCTTTTGATCTGGCATCTGGTGTTGGTGGTAAAATTGGCAAGGATGAAGTTCTCTCTGCTGTTGACAA GTATGAGAAGTACCACGGTTATTATggaggtgaagaagaagagagaaagaataacTACACTGACATG GTAAACAAATACTATGATCTTTGCACTAGCTTCTATGAATACGGTTGGGGAGAGTCATTCCATTTTGCACCCAG GTGGAAAGGAGAATCACTCCAGGAGAGCATTAAGAGGCATGAGCACTTCCTTGCCTTGCAACTGGGATTAAAATCAGGACAAAAG GTCTTGGATGTAGGATGTGGAATTGGAGGACCGTTAAGAGAAATTGCTAGATTCAG CTCTACATCAGTTACAGGcctcaacaacaatgaatatcaGATATCTAGGGGACAG GTGTTGAACCGCAAAGTAGGATTGGATCAGACTTGCAACTTTGTAAAG GGTGATTTCATGAAAATGCCATTTCCTGACAATAGCTTTGACGCGGTTTACGCAATAGAAGCTACCTGCCATGCACCAGATCCA GTTGGATGCTATAAAGAGATCTATAGAGTGCTGAAGCCTGGTCAGTGCTTTGCTGTGTATGAGTGGTGCATGACCGATGCGTACAATCCCAATAACGAAGAGCAAAAAAGGATCAAG GCAGAAATTGAGCTCGGAAATGGTCTTCCCGAGATTAGATCGACACAACAGTGCCTAGAAGCAGTGAAAAAAGCTGGTTTTGAA GTTGTGTGGGATAAGGATCTTGCTGAGGACTCGCCTGTTTCATGGTACTTACCTTTAGATACAAGCCACTTCTCACTCAGTAGCTTCCGCCTAACAGCTGTTGGCCGACTTTTCACCAGAAATCTG GTGTCGGCACTTGAATATGTGGGACTTGCTCCTAAAGGTAGTCAAAGGGTTCAAGCTTTCTTAGAGAAAGCTGCAGAAGGTCTTGTTGGTGGTGCCAA GAAAGGGATTTTCACACCAATGTATTTCTTCTTGGTTCGCAAGCCCATCACAGACTCCCAGTAA